A region of the Clostridiales bacterium genome:
TTACAGCATTATCGTCAATTTTATCAAGATGCTTATACCTTGCCGTATGATTCTGGAGAGAATGACCTTCCTGAATGATCCTATCCACAAGGCTGCTATTCTTATCCATGTATGATAATGTAATAAAGAAAGTCGCCTTCACATTATTTTCCCTTAAGACATCCAGTATACTTTTAGTATATCCCGATTCATAGCCTAAGTCGATAGTCAAGTATATATACTTTTCATCAGGGCTTCCGGAATAAATGCCATCATATGCCTTAAGCATATTTTTTTCATCTTGAGGTATGTCCGGTAATCTATGCTCTTTATTCTTTACAACTCCCCATCCATGGTTCGTGCTGTCGATTTTGCTGCGGACAAACATCGATTTGAAATAATATCCTCCCTGCAGTACCAAAATCATCATTTCTAAGAATATTAAATATGTAATGATCAATCTTTTCATGTTAACGGCCTCCATATGAATATGGTAAATATTATACTTTTTTCCTATATATATATTTCCCAAATCATGTATTTATATGATAATAAATTTTATAATTTTATTATTCCGTTGCAAACATGTTCTTTTCTTCAATTC
Encoded here:
- a CDS encoding polysaccharide deacetylase family protein; this encodes MKRLIITYLIFLEMMILVLQGGYYFKSMFVRSKIDSTNHGWGVVKNKEHRLPDIPQDEKNMLKAYDGIYSGSPDEKYIYLTIDLGYESGYTKSILDVLRENNVKATFFITLSYMDKNSSLVDRIIQEGHSLQNHTARYKHLDKIDDNAVKKEIVDLENAIYKRYSIKMRYLRLPYEEWSERVMKIAKDTGYKTVFWSIACVDWTDDKDVSYICNNVMDNYHNGAVVLLHSVSKSSPEAMELIIKDLKNKGYKFKALDL